A single Paraburkholderia sp. D15 DNA region contains:
- a CDS encoding isoprenylcysteine carboxylmethyltransferase family protein, with translation MTSPTPLRDLSASADAKRKAGVAAADCADCGEHADHGAAGRDTASPRGAGGAATGQPDAGGLHNVLIEVAARVGAAGMLSLFAYAAITQWRAAPSRITLLLLVVSAFVTVGLSLFSRVPVKRDWRPLAFICSMGGTYYFLAVRLAPGSHLVPEDVGAGLQLLGIFWQLFAKASLRRSFGILPANRGVVSRGAYRFVRHPMYLGYFITDMGFLLVNFGLQNLLVYSCQFALQVVRIVREEQLLSADAGYRRYRTQTRYRVIPGVF, from the coding sequence ATGACGTCACCGACACCTTTGCGAGATCTCTCCGCTTCCGCCGATGCGAAACGTAAGGCCGGCGTCGCGGCGGCGGACTGCGCCGACTGCGGCGAACACGCCGATCATGGGGCGGCCGGTCGCGATACGGCATCGCCGCGGGGAGCGGGCGGAGCGGCGACCGGCCAACCCGATGCGGGCGGCTTGCATAACGTGTTGATCGAAGTCGCCGCGCGAGTCGGCGCGGCCGGGATGCTGAGCCTGTTCGCGTACGCGGCGATCACCCAATGGCGCGCGGCGCCTTCGCGGATCACGCTGCTGTTGCTGGTCGTGTCGGCCTTCGTGACGGTGGGCCTGTCGCTGTTCTCGCGCGTGCCGGTCAAACGCGACTGGCGGCCGCTCGCGTTCATCTGCTCGATGGGCGGCACCTACTATTTTCTGGCGGTGCGTCTCGCGCCCGGTTCGCACCTCGTGCCGGAAGATGTCGGTGCGGGCCTGCAACTGCTGGGGATTTTCTGGCAACTGTTCGCCAAGGCTTCGCTGCGGCGCTCGTTCGGCATTCTGCCGGCCAATCGCGGCGTCGTCTCGCGCGGCGCGTACCGCTTCGTGCGCCATCCGATGTACCTCGGCTACTTCATCACCGACATGGGTTTTCTGCTGGTGAATTTCGGCTTGCAGAATCTGCTGGTGTATAGCTGCCAGTTCGCGTTGCAGGTGGTGCGGATCGTGCGCGAGGAACAACTGCTGTCCGCCGACGCGGGCTACCGGCGTTACCGGACGCAAACGCGTTATCGCGTGATTCCGGGCGTGTTCTGA
- a CDS encoding HoxN/HupN/NixA family nickel/cobalt transporter: MISQLKQIFGDSNTHVRARLSGIYGVLIATNVIAWLWAFVAFRHHPVLLGTALLAYGFGLRHAVDADHIAAIDNVTRKLMQEKKRPVTVGFFFSLGHSTVVVLASLAVAATTSAMQGRFDHYKEIGGVVGTLVSSLFLFAIALMNLLILKSIYQAWRNVKQGGRYVDDDFDLLLANRGFFSRLFKPLFRMIGRSWHMYPLGFLFGLGFDTATEIALLGIAAAQASQGLSPWAIMVFPVLFSAGMSLIDTLDGHLMLGAYGWAYMKPIRKIYYNMTITLVSVVVAIVIGSIEALGLLSDKLKLQGPVWDAIGALNDNFGTLGYVIIGIFVLSWLVSVLIYRARKFDDLEISR, encoded by the coding sequence ATGATTTCGCAACTCAAACAGATCTTCGGCGATTCGAACACGCACGTCCGGGCGCGCCTGTCCGGTATCTATGGCGTGCTGATCGCCACCAACGTGATAGCCTGGCTCTGGGCATTCGTCGCGTTCCGTCATCACCCGGTGCTGCTCGGCACCGCGCTGCTCGCGTACGGCTTCGGCCTGCGCCATGCGGTGGACGCGGACCATATCGCCGCGATCGACAACGTCACGCGCAAACTGATGCAGGAGAAGAAGCGCCCGGTCACCGTCGGCTTCTTCTTTTCGCTCGGCCATTCGACGGTGGTGGTGCTCGCGTCGCTCGCGGTCGCGGCCACCACCTCCGCGATGCAGGGCCGCTTCGATCACTACAAGGAAATCGGCGGCGTGGTCGGCACCCTCGTGTCCTCGCTGTTCCTGTTCGCGATCGCGCTGATGAATCTGCTGATCCTCAAATCGATCTACCAGGCGTGGCGCAACGTGAAGCAAGGCGGCCGCTACGTCGACGACGATTTCGATCTGCTGCTCGCGAACCGCGGCTTCTTCTCGCGTCTGTTCAAGCCGCTGTTCCGGATGATCGGCCGTAGCTGGCACATGTACCCGCTCGGCTTTCTGTTCGGCCTCGGCTTCGACACCGCCACCGAGATCGCGCTGCTCGGCATTGCCGCCGCGCAGGCGTCGCAAGGCCTGTCGCCGTGGGCGATCATGGTGTTTCCGGTGCTGTTCAGCGCGGGCATGTCGCTGATCGATACGCTCGACGGCCACCTGATGCTCGGCGCGTACGGCTGGGCGTACATGAAGCCGATCCGCAAGATCTACTACAACATGACGATCACGCTGGTTTCAGTGGTCGTGGCGATCGTGATCGGCAGCATCGAGGCGCTGGGCCTGCTCTCGGACAAGCTGAAACTGCAGGGCCCGGTGTGGGATGCGATCGGCGCGCTGAACGATAATTTCGGCACGCTCGGCTACGTGATCATCGGTATCTTCGTGCTGAGCTGGCTCGTCTCCGTGCTGATCTACCGCGCGCGCAAATTCGACGATCTGGAAATCAGCCGCTAA
- a CDS encoding DNA-binding domain-containing protein yields the protein MAASPESLQRLFVQSLEGESQPVLAELRAPTRATIPAQASASAQTSAPMRRPSAGQNDNDNDNDSNNDSDALQRHRLDLYRHNIDANRRAALANAYPVLLALVGEGYFDALSRGYAREHPSQSGDLNRFGAMLPDFVDAYETDPRYRYFADLARLEWALHTAYFAADAATLSAERWAALNPGDLLHTPFATHPACTPIASPFAIAAIWTAHQPDGAFPQDLTIDSPAHVLVVRPQWRPEILMQSAAAHAAFGALQRGATLDVALDAAFAIDAGFDFPSQWRVWIAGAAITGPARDAVQQTRLR from the coding sequence GTGGCCGCCTCTCCTGAATCGCTGCAACGGCTGTTCGTGCAATCGCTGGAAGGCGAGTCGCAGCCCGTGCTTGCGGAACTGCGAGCGCCCACGCGAGCGACCATTCCCGCGCAAGCGTCGGCGTCCGCGCAAACATCGGCACCGATGCGACGCCCCAGCGCCGGCCAAAACGACAACGATAACGATAACGACAGCAACAACGACAGCGACGCCCTGCAACGCCACCGCCTCGACCTCTACCGCCACAACATCGACGCGAACCGCCGCGCGGCACTCGCCAATGCCTACCCCGTGCTGCTGGCGCTGGTCGGCGAAGGCTACTTCGATGCGCTCTCGCGCGGCTACGCCCGCGAACATCCGTCGCAAAGCGGCGACCTGAACCGTTTCGGCGCGATGCTGCCGGATTTCGTCGACGCTTATGAAACGGACCCGCGTTACCGTTATTTCGCGGACCTCGCGCGTCTCGAATGGGCGCTGCACACGGCCTATTTCGCCGCCGACGCCGCCACGCTGAGCGCTGAACGGTGGGCCGCGCTGAACCCCGGCGATCTGCTCCACACGCCGTTCGCCACGCACCCGGCCTGCACGCCGATCGCCTCGCCTTTCGCGATTGCCGCGATCTGGACGGCCCACCAACCGGACGGCGCATTCCCGCAAGACCTCACGATCGATTCACCGGCCCATGTATTAGTCGTGCGTCCGCAATGGCGCCCGGAAATCCTCATGCAATCGGCGGCGGCCCACGCGGCGTTCGGCGCACTGCAACGCGGCGCGACGCTCGACGTAGCGCTCGACGCGGCCTTCGCGATCGACGCCGGCTTCGACTTCCCCTCGCAGTGGCGCGTCTGGATTGCCGGCGCCGCGATTACCGGCCCCGCGCGGGACGCGGTCCAGCAAACCCGTCTCCGTTAG
- a CDS encoding DUF692 domain-containing protein, producing the protein MNHAALLPGAPRGAGIGLRHAHYRDFLAATPPVDWVEVHSENYFGDGGFDLHVLESVRRELPVSLHGVGLGLGSASPLDRTHVAKLDRLVERIEPALVSEHLCWGATVDGHLNDLLPMPLTDAALALLCARVGELQDALGRTVLLENVSTYVRFNDDQYGETAFLAELAKRSGCGILLDLNNLYVNQCNHGEDARAAMDALKPGTIGEIHLAGHRVTDVAVIDDHGSRVADPVWALYDYALQRFGALPVLIEWDTRLPALDVLLDEARRARERQATAVGMDETPGCAVHREADRGRLS; encoded by the coding sequence ATGAACCACGCCGCCCTCCTCCCAGGCGCGCCGCGCGGCGCCGGCATCGGCCTGCGGCACGCGCACTACCGCGACTTCCTCGCGGCCACGCCGCCGGTGGACTGGGTCGAGGTGCATAGCGAAAACTATTTCGGCGACGGCGGCTTCGATCTGCACGTGCTGGAAAGCGTGCGCCGCGAGTTGCCCGTCAGTCTGCACGGCGTCGGTCTCGGCCTCGGCTCGGCCTCGCCGCTCGACCGAACGCATGTCGCGAAACTCGACCGTCTGGTCGAACGGATCGAGCCGGCGCTCGTCTCTGAGCATCTATGCTGGGGCGCCACCGTCGACGGTCATCTGAACGACCTGCTGCCGATGCCGCTGACCGACGCCGCGCTCGCGCTGCTGTGCGCCCGCGTCGGCGAGTTGCAGGATGCGCTCGGCCGCACCGTTCTGCTGGAAAACGTCTCCACGTACGTGCGATTCAACGACGACCAGTACGGCGAAACCGCGTTCCTCGCCGAACTCGCCAAACGGTCGGGTTGCGGCATCCTGCTCGACCTCAACAATCTGTATGTGAATCAATGCAACCACGGCGAGGACGCGCGCGCCGCCATGGATGCGTTGAAGCCCGGCACGATCGGCGAGATTCATCTGGCGGGTCACCGGGTGACGGACGTCGCGGTGATCGACGATCACGGCTCGCGCGTCGCCGACCCGGTGTGGGCGCTGTACGACTACGCGCTGCAACGCTTCGGCGCATTGCCGGTCTTGATCGAATGGGATACCCGGCTGCCCGCGCTGGACGTGCTGCTCGACGAAGCGCGTCGCGCGCGCGAACGTCAGGCGACGGCGGTGGGCATGGATGAAACACCGGGTTGCGCCGTACATCGGGAGGCAGATCGTGGCCGCCTCTCCTGA
- a CDS encoding DUF2282 domain-containing protein, giving the protein MNPKLGRPALLAAALAGLAVAPLTAAHAEDKVQCYGIAKAGQNDCASKTGVHDCAGEAKVDNDKGDFKTVPKGTCQKLGGKFDAKPA; this is encoded by the coding sequence ATGAACCCGAAACTCGGCCGGCCCGCGTTGCTCGCGGCCGCTCTCGCCGGCCTCGCCGTCGCCCCCCTCACCGCCGCGCACGCGGAAGACAAGGTGCAGTGCTACGGCATCGCCAAGGCCGGTCAGAACGACTGCGCGAGCAAGACCGGCGTGCACGACTGCGCGGGCGAAGCGAAAGTCGACAACGACAAGGGCGACTTCAAGACCGTGCCGAAGGGCACCTGCCAGAAGCTCGGCGGCAAGTTCGACGCCAAGCCGGCTTGA
- a CDS encoding copper chaperone PCu(A)C, producing MNSSRHLLLATLLCGASLQVFAAQSATAPTASAPASVSDCWIRALPGDLPSGGYFKAHNAGGEPLNLVGISSAAFGMAMLHQTQSQGSTSSMQMVEQVAVPAHGTLAFAPGNYHAMLEQPKQPLKVGATIPLTFSFSNGQKVTAACAVKSAGTMSQ from the coding sequence ATGAACTCATCGCGTCACCTTCTCCTCGCCACCTTGCTGTGCGGCGCATCGCTTCAGGTCTTCGCCGCGCAATCCGCGACGGCACCGACCGCTTCCGCACCCGCCAGCGTCTCCGATTGCTGGATCCGCGCGCTGCCCGGCGACCTGCCTTCGGGCGGCTACTTCAAGGCCCATAACGCCGGCGGCGAGCCGCTGAACCTCGTCGGCATCAGTTCGGCCGCGTTCGGCATGGCGATGCTGCATCAAACGCAGAGCCAGGGCAGCACCTCGTCGATGCAGATGGTCGAGCAGGTCGCGGTGCCCGCGCACGGCACGCTGGCATTCGCGCCCGGCAACTATCACGCGATGCTCGAACAGCCGAAGCAGCCGCTCAAGGTCGGCGCGACGATTCCGCTGACCTTCTCGTTCAGCAACGGCCAGAAGGTGACGGCCGCCTGCGCGGTGAAAAGCGCGGGTACGATGAGCCAGTAA
- a CDS encoding PepSY domain-containing protein produces the protein MSTTTAQRSTSATGTGTVHPGYRTLWRWHFYAGLFVMPFLVVLAITGTLYCFQPQIEPLLYPHRLIVAPQASPRLTEDRLLGKARAAMPKDAVAVTAAISTAPDRSTEFVFRLVDGEKQSVYLNPYTGEVLGTLSVEHRFMQVDRMLHRKLLLGKPGELLMELAACWTLVMIGTGVALWWPRGKTTARDALVPRLALKGRPFWKNLHAVLGIWLALGALAFVLSGLPWTGSWGKQFKALATAANLGAPPGAWGGSSFRSVLPGGAQGALGAQGAQHAQLAEGAAEGAAPSGHGHAARASHMAADEHAAHGGDMDSMPGMVMDDLPLPQTPWAVGNSRVPNSAPASASAPASVDGVDSPTQAQAQAQPLPLGRIVAQLASLGVTDGYNIVLPTSPIGVYTVSYFPDDPKTERTMYIDQYSGKVLKDIRYDDYGAVSKAVSYGTSLHMGRYFGLANQLLCAAISLGLATMAVTGAVMWWKRRPQRALGAPSRERAAPPMRGWKTGLVLLGIVFPLMGGTLLAVWLIDRVVVGRGARQTA, from the coding sequence ATGTCCACCACTACCGCGCAACGCAGCACCTCGGCCACGGGCACCGGCACGGTCCATCCCGGCTACCGGACGCTGTGGCGCTGGCACTTCTATGCGGGCCTTTTCGTGATGCCGTTTCTGGTCGTGCTCGCGATCACCGGCACGCTGTATTGCTTCCAGCCGCAGATCGAACCTCTGTTGTATCCGCATCGCTTGATCGTCGCACCGCAGGCGAGCCCGAGACTGACCGAAGACAGGCTGCTCGGCAAAGCGCGCGCGGCGATGCCGAAAGATGCCGTCGCGGTGACCGCCGCGATATCGACCGCGCCGGATCGCAGCACGGAATTCGTGTTCCGTCTCGTCGACGGCGAAAAGCAGAGCGTCTATCTGAATCCGTACACGGGCGAGGTGTTAGGCACGCTCAGCGTCGAGCATCGTTTCATGCAGGTGGACCGCATGCTGCATCGCAAGCTGCTGCTCGGCAAACCCGGCGAGCTGTTGATGGAACTCGCCGCTTGCTGGACGCTCGTGATGATCGGGACCGGCGTCGCGCTGTGGTGGCCGCGTGGGAAAACCACCGCGCGCGACGCGCTGGTGCCGCGTCTCGCACTGAAGGGCCGGCCGTTCTGGAAGAACCTGCATGCGGTGCTCGGCATCTGGCTCGCACTCGGCGCGCTCGCATTCGTGCTGAGCGGCTTGCCGTGGACTGGCTCGTGGGGCAAGCAGTTCAAGGCGCTCGCGACCGCCGCGAATCTCGGCGCACCGCCGGGCGCGTGGGGTGGATCGTCGTTTCGGTCGGTATTGCCCGGCGGTGCGCAAGGTGCACTGGGCGCGCAAGGCGCTCAACACGCGCAGCTGGCGGAAGGCGCGGCGGAAGGCGCGGCGCCTTCCGGACACGGGCACGCCGCGCGCGCCTCCCACATGGCCGCCGATGAACACGCAGCCCACGGCGGCGATATGGATTCGATGCCCGGCATGGTGATGGACGATCTGCCATTGCCGCAGACGCCGTGGGCGGTCGGCAATTCTCGCGTACCTAACTCGGCGCCGGCCTCGGCTTCTGCTCCTGCTTCAGTCGATGGCGTCGATTCGCCAACGCAGGCACAGGCGCAAGCGCAACCATTGCCGCTCGGCCGCATCGTCGCGCAGCTTGCCTCGCTCGGCGTGACGGACGGCTACAACATCGTGCTGCCCACCTCGCCGATCGGCGTCTACACCGTCTCCTACTTCCCCGACGATCCGAAAACCGAACGCACGATGTACATCGATCAGTACAGCGGCAAGGTGCTGAAGGACATCCGTTACGACGACTACGGCGCGGTCTCGAAGGCCGTGTCGTACGGCACGTCGTTGCATATGGGGCGTTACTTCGGCCTCGCCAACCAGTTGCTGTGCGCGGCGATCTCGCTCGGCCTCGCGACGATGGCGGTGACCGGCGCCGTGATGTGGTGGAAGCGCCGTCCGCAACGCGCGCTCGGGGCGCCGTCGCGTGAACGCGCCGCGCCGCCGATGCGCGGCTGGAAAACCGGCCTCGTGCTGCTCGGCATCGTGTTTCCGCTGATGGGCGGCACGCTGCTGGCTGTATGGCTGATCGACCGCGTGGTTGTGGGGCGCGGCGCGCGGCAAACGGCCTGA
- a CDS encoding TonB-dependent receptor, translating into MSLFASRRLSARARRAARGVLCLPAAIPAFVPALLPAFVSTAARADTVTAEASLPTVNVTANATASAAGASRAVDPNLPASVETVTRDQFDNWNVVNTEDVLKYMPNLAVRKRFIGDLNSIIAVRGTSNSQSARGLVYADGLLLSNLLGNSYSFPPRWSMVSPDEIQRVDVIYGPFSALYPGNSLGATVLISTRMPKQFEASADLKAFTQHFSLFGVNQNFNGSEASASLGNRVGKFSFRLDVNHLDNTSQPLQFATLAQSSTPAKAGDIPVTGAYVYNNQTNARTVVLGVNGEGIEHTIQDQFKLKMQYDFTPTLQGAFTLGYWHQNYNSRSSTFLRDANGNPVYSGKVAIGGYEYTIPAAALAPSLGYSENWLYGVSLKTRYATGWNAEAIASYYDVSNSIARTAASGAPGNGPGSVTFGDGTGWKTLDLRSTYTPATKQAGLLNHTLSFGYHFDNYFLDNETYNTLFWRDGAATTFANAFRGKTQTQALYAQDAWRFLPRWKLVYGVRYEDWQAYGGSQALGGQALPYADVSQQHFSPKASLSFDVTDDLTLRASIGRAYRFPTVSELFQGQINGSSIVNNNPNLKPEDDLSKELTAEWAHWNGVFRFSLFQDDVKNTIFSQTDTTVIPNVTNFQNIGKVRSRGVETSYSGEDVFVRGLDLIGSVAYTQSKILANAQNPASVGKYFYRIPLWRVNLAATYRFDERAAMTLAARYSGRQYNTLTNTDTNPDVFGGTSSYTVVDAKFTFRPTKLSEIGVGVDNLFDERYFVYHPYPGRTFYVEAKLRM; encoded by the coding sequence ATGTCTCTCTTCGCCTCGCGAAGACTGTCCGCTCGCGCCCGCCGTGCCGCGCGCGGCGTTCTTTGCCTGCCCGCCGCGATTCCGGCCTTCGTCCCCGCGCTGCTGCCCGCGTTCGTGTCGACGGCGGCCCGCGCCGACACCGTCACCGCCGAAGCCTCGCTGCCGACCGTCAACGTCACCGCGAACGCAACCGCCAGCGCGGCCGGCGCGTCGCGCGCGGTCGATCCGAACCTGCCCGCCTCGGTCGAAACCGTGACCCGCGACCAGTTCGACAACTGGAACGTCGTCAATACCGAGGACGTGCTGAAGTACATGCCGAACCTCGCCGTGCGCAAACGCTTCATCGGCGATCTGAATTCGATCATCGCGGTGCGCGGCACCAGCAACTCGCAAAGCGCGCGCGGCCTCGTCTACGCGGATGGTCTGCTGCTCAGCAATCTGCTCGGCAACAGCTATTCGTTTCCGCCGCGCTGGTCGATGGTGTCGCCCGACGAGATCCAGCGCGTGGACGTGATCTACGGACCGTTTTCCGCGCTGTACCCGGGCAATTCGCTCGGCGCGACGGTGCTGATCAGCACGCGTATGCCGAAGCAGTTCGAGGCGAGCGCCGACCTCAAGGCGTTCACCCAGCATTTCAGTCTGTTCGGCGTGAACCAGAATTTCAACGGCAGCGAGGCGAGCGCGTCGCTCGGCAACCGGGTCGGCAAGTTCTCGTTCCGGCTGGATGTGAACCATCTGGACAACACCAGCCAGCCGCTGCAGTTCGCCACGCTCGCGCAATCGTCGACACCTGCGAAAGCCGGCGACATCCCCGTCACTGGCGCGTACGTGTACAACAACCAGACCAATGCGCGCACCGTGGTGCTCGGCGTGAACGGTGAAGGCATCGAACACACGATCCAGGACCAGTTCAAGCTGAAGATGCAGTACGACTTCACGCCGACGCTGCAAGGCGCGTTCACGCTCGGCTACTGGCATCAGAACTACAACAGCCGGTCGTCCACCTTCCTGCGCGATGCGAACGGCAATCCGGTGTATAGCGGCAAGGTCGCGATCGGCGGCTACGAGTACACCATTCCGGCGGCGGCATTGGCGCCGAGTCTCGGCTACAGCGAGAACTGGCTGTATGGCGTGTCGCTGAAAACACGCTATGCGACCGGCTGGAATGCCGAGGCGATCGCCTCGTACTACGACGTCAGCAACAGCATCGCGCGCACCGCCGCGTCCGGCGCGCCGGGCAACGGTCCCGGCAGCGTGACGTTCGGCGACGGCACCGGCTGGAAAACGCTCGATCTGCGCAGCACGTACACGCCCGCGACGAAGCAGGCCGGCCTGCTGAATCACACGCTGAGCTTCGGCTATCACTTCGACAACTACTTCCTCGACAACGAGACCTACAACACGCTGTTCTGGCGCGACGGCGCGGCCACCACCTTCGCCAACGCGTTCCGCGGCAAGACGCAGACCCAGGCGCTGTACGCGCAGGATGCATGGCGTTTTCTGCCGCGCTGGAAACTCGTCTACGGCGTGCGTTACGAAGACTGGCAGGCGTATGGCGGATCGCAGGCGCTGGGCGGCCAGGCGTTGCCCTATGCCGACGTGAGCCAGCAGCACTTCTCGCCGAAGGCGTCGCTGTCGTTCGATGTCACCGACGATCTGACCTTGCGCGCGTCGATCGGCCGCGCGTACCGCTTTCCGACCGTCAGCGAATTGTTCCAGGGGCAAATCAACGGCTCGTCGATCGTCAACAACAATCCGAACCTGAAGCCCGAGGACGATCTCTCGAAAGAACTCACGGCCGAATGGGCGCACTGGAACGGCGTGTTCCGCTTCTCGCTATTTCAGGACGACGTGAAGAACACGATCTTCAGCCAGACCGACACGACCGTGATCCCGAACGTGACGAACTTCCAGAACATCGGCAAGGTACGGTCGCGCGGCGTGGAGACGAGCTATTCGGGCGAGGATGTCTTCGTGCGCGGACTCGATCTGATCGGCAGCGTCGCTTATACGCAGTCGAAGATTCTCGCCAACGCGCAGAACCCGGCCAGCGTCGGCAAGTACTTTTATCGGATTCCGCTGTGGCGCGTGAATCTCGCGGCGACCTATCGCTTCGACGAACGCGCGGCCATGACGCTCGCCGCGCGTTATTCGGGCCGCCAGTACAACACGCTCACCAATACCGATACCAATCCGGACGTGTTCGGCGGCACCAGTTCGTACACCGTGGTGGATGCGAAATTCACGTTCAGGCCGACGAAGCTGAGCGAGATCGGCGTGGGCGTCGACAACCTGTTCGACGAGCGCTACTTCGTCTACCACCCGTATCCGGGCCGTACGTTCTACGTGGAAGCGAAGCTGCGCATGTAA
- a CDS encoding DUF2946 domain-containing protein, with amino-acid sequence MTQRARNHLTAWLGLVAMWLVVFAPLVSQLLVSNRAHEPIAALCSTLVPRSLGVADQSLIATPKPAPVQLSHDDAFGACGYCHLLEHHVAMPTLAAVAPQHALTLAGTAPPTLSTRYTPLGAFPSGRPRAPPVVF; translated from the coding sequence ATGACCCAACGCGCCCGCAACCACCTGACCGCCTGGCTTGGCCTCGTCGCCATGTGGCTGGTCGTGTTCGCGCCGCTCGTGAGTCAATTGCTGGTGTCGAACCGCGCGCACGAACCCATTGCCGCGCTCTGTTCGACGCTGGTGCCACGCAGCCTCGGCGTGGCGGACCAATCCCTGATCGCCACGCCCAAGCCCGCGCCGGTGCAGTTGAGCCATGACGACGCGTTCGGCGCCTGCGGCTACTGCCATCTGCTCGAACACCACGTCGCCATGCCGACGCTCGCCGCCGTCGCGCCGCAACACGCGCTGACGCTCGCCGGCACCGCACCGCCCACCCTCTCCACCCGCTACACGCCGCTTGGCGCGTTCCCGTCCGGACGCCCGCGCGCCCCACCCGTCGTTTTCTGA